TAATGATAATCATTATTAGTCAATCCGAAATGTTTTATGGAAACAATCCTCTATCAAGGCCATTCCTATTCGAAATACTTCTATATTGTCCGGTGTTCAATGTAAAATATGAAGGTATATTTTAAAAAACAAGAAATATTCTCGAAATTTCTCAACAGCTTAAAGATTTTAAAAGGATGAATTATAAAAATGACATGTTTTTATCTTACAGATAAAAGCATGTCATTTTTTCTTCCATCATTTTAATCATATCTATTAGACTGTTGGAAACAAAGTTGTTAATTCCAATAGAGAGCTTATTTTATGATCGTATCCATCAACATCCCCATAGCCATAGTGAGCAAAAATAAATGGAACCTTCGCAGTTAAACATGCATTCCTATCTCCTTGGGTATCTCCAATATATACTGGATTTTTCAAGTTGTTTCGTTCTATAACTAAGGAGATGTTATCCGCCTTTGGTAATCCTGTACCTTCTGCACATTCGTAATCCACAAAATACTGTCCAAGCTGGTGATATTGAAAAAATCCTTCAATATAACCATTCTGACAATTACTCACAATAAACAGCTTATATTTTTTAGAAAGTTCCTGTAGAACCTGCTCTAAATCATCGAAAAGCTTTCCACCCTGCTTCAATATGTATTCACATT
Above is a genomic segment from Alkaliphilus oremlandii OhILAs containing:
- a CDS encoding HAD family hydrolase; this translates as MNFSNVDGIIFDLDGTLWDSTELVLTAWNSVLRKREDVRAEITLEDLKNVMGLQIKEIGQKFFPYLDESAQGEIMKECCALECEYILKQGGKLFDDLEQVLQELSKKYKLFIVSNCQNGYIEGFFQYHQLGQYFVDYECAEGTGLPKADNISLVIERNNLKNPVYIGDTQGDRNACLTAKVPFIFAHYGYGDVDGYDHKISSLLELTTLFPTV